A window from Neobacillus sp. PS3-40 encodes these proteins:
- a CDS encoding spore germination protein, whose product MECSINIGNFKVISITNNANINFQSTFQNSHTANSTIIGGCFNFGDYCTNSCTQDNQSSGIGVPKSENSQL is encoded by the coding sequence ATGGAATGCTCTATTAATATTGGGAATTTTAAGGTGATTTCGATTACAAATAATGCAAATATTAATTTTCAGTCCACCTTCCAGAACAGCCATACAGCTAATTCCACCATAATTGGCGGTTGTTTTAATTTCGGTGATTATTGCACTAATTCTTGTACACAGGATAATCAATCGAGTGGTATCGGAGTTCCAAAGAGCGAAAACAGTCAATTGTAG
- a CDS encoding acyl-CoA thioesterase, with translation MDAKTCNESRVVRTSRVFPNDVNNHNTLFGGKLMSDVDMIASITAQRHSRRDCVTASTDSVDFLSPITPENSVCFESFVTWTGTSSMEVFVKIIAENLKTGARKIAATAFLTFVALDDQGKPARIPKVIPETEEEIKLHETGQERAEMRKVHRKNSKELATHFTTTKPWEK, from the coding sequence ATGGATGCAAAAACATGCAATGAGTCTAGGGTAGTAAGAACAAGTAGGGTTTTCCCAAATGATGTAAATAACCACAATACATTATTTGGTGGAAAACTGATGAGTGATGTTGACATGATCGCCTCAATTACAGCACAGAGACATTCTAGGAGAGATTGCGTTACAGCATCAACCGATTCTGTTGACTTTCTAAGTCCGATCACACCCGAAAATTCCGTCTGCTTTGAATCGTTCGTGACATGGACAGGCACTTCTTCCATGGAGGTTTTTGTAAAAATAATTGCAGAAAATCTTAAAACAGGCGCTAGAAAAATTGCTGCCACCGCCTTTCTAACTTTTGTGGCTTTAGATGATCAAGGAAAACCAGCAAGAATACCTAAAGTCATCCCTGAAACGGAAGAAGAAATAAAGCTTCATGAAACTGGACAAGAACGTGCAGAAATGCGAAAAGTACATCGAAAGAACAGTAAAGAATTAGCAACCCATTTTACAACCACCAAACCATGGGAAAAATAA
- a CDS encoding serine hydrolase domain-containing protein, whose amino-acid sequence MKYKFLLITIFLTGLVGCQNAGTIGNRHSLHPKNVVYTHLEKKTVHPVSKEKLIQTKVTEYLLSHHINGSVAVINDNRIIFNEGVGYSSFKNRKRNQSSTTYPIGSITKAFVATSIMQLQEKGKLNIEDPVSKYIPHFPNGKRIKLIHLLSHTSGIQNPIWHTRDSRPQDLIREIKKRHVTFRPGTKWEYRDANYMVLGYIVEKVAGMPLHDYIQFNIFDKANMGASGFITRSYTVPYNSVGYMKQGQQLLRVGNFTIPLLFGCGDIYSTAYDLSLFDQSLLNGNLVSNKSLKEMVTPRSKSKYGLGFYNNGNVFLSRGVLGGFESIHALYKDKTSIAILLNVRDKTINIHKTLREIHKLINLKIPV is encoded by the coding sequence GTGAAATATAAATTTTTGTTAATTACTATTTTTCTTACAGGACTAGTTGGCTGTCAAAATGCTGGAACCATTGGTAATAGACATTCTCTCCATCCTAAAAATGTTGTTTATACTCACCTTGAAAAAAAGACGGTTCATCCTGTTAGTAAAGAAAAGCTTATTCAAACAAAAGTCACCGAATATTTACTTTCACATCATATAAACGGAAGTGTGGCTGTAATAAACGATAATAGAATCATTTTTAATGAGGGTGTTGGCTATTCATCTTTTAAAAATAGGAAGAGGAATCAGTCTTCTACTACCTATCCAATCGGTTCTATTACCAAAGCATTTGTTGCCACAAGTATTATGCAACTTCAGGAAAAAGGAAAATTAAATATAGAAGACCCTGTTTCAAAATATATTCCGCATTTTCCAAATGGGAAAAGAATTAAACTAATCCATCTATTATCCCATACCTCAGGCATTCAAAATCCAATTTGGCATACAAGGGACTCGCGGCCACAAGATTTAATAAGAGAAATTAAAAAAAGACATGTCACCTTCCGGCCAGGGACAAAATGGGAGTATAGAGATGCCAATTATATGGTCCTTGGTTATATTGTTGAAAAGGTTGCAGGTATGCCTCTACATGATTATATTCAATTCAATATATTTGATAAGGCGAACATGGGGGCGTCTGGATTTATTACCCGTAGTTACACTGTTCCGTATAATTCAGTTGGGTATATGAAACAAGGTCAACAGTTGCTTAGAGTCGGCAACTTTACTATTCCTTTATTGTTTGGTTGCGGGGATATTTATTCAACTGCTTATGATTTATCATTGTTTGATCAATCATTACTTAACGGTAATCTGGTTTCGAATAAAAGCTTAAAGGAAATGGTAACACCAAGATCTAAATCAAAATATGGGCTTGGATTTTATAATAATGGGAATGTTTTTTTAAGCAGGGGAGTTCTTGGCGGTTTTGAGTCGATTCATGCTCTTTATAAAGATAAAACTTCGATTGCGATACTACTGAATGTTCGTGATAAAACTATTAATATCCATAAAACATTACGTGAAATCCATAAATTAATAAACCTCAAAATCCCAGTCTAA
- a CDS encoding cation diffusion facilitator family transporter, with amino-acid sequence MRELMVLLKKGNKSALLAAIVNAVIAIIKGVAYTYTGNVAMFAETMHSLGDTANQFFVFMGSALSKKAPTERFPNGFGRLVNLVLLGAVLIVGIMAFETIKEGYHHIIDPTESKGFILNIVVLVAATILESFVLFRAMKEILHDCEIHTRGIDLFVQSLANLGRAKPATKLVFMEDLVATIGGLLAIISVILAHFTVFHQAEGIASVLIGAMMFFVVGKVFLDNAAGVIGQADEEMEQKIGNLVMEDPDVKDIQGITVIKEGEDLHVEIEIEVDPKLTVAAADDIKDRLEEKIMAEKGVVDVIIEFDEEDEIVTWKK; translated from the coding sequence ATGAGAGAATTAATGGTATTGTTAAAAAAAGGGAATAAATCCGCTTTGCTTGCGGCAATTGTCAATGCGGTTATTGCCATTATAAAGGGTGTTGCCTATACATATACCGGGAATGTGGCGATGTTTGCTGAAACGATGCATAGTCTAGGAGATACAGCGAACCAGTTTTTTGTTTTTATGGGATCGGCTTTAAGTAAAAAGGCCCCTACCGAACGTTTTCCGAATGGTTTTGGCCGACTGGTCAACCTTGTTCTTTTAGGCGCAGTTTTAATTGTTGGAATCATGGCATTTGAAACGATTAAAGAGGGTTATCACCATATTATCGATCCAACTGAATCGAAGGGATTTATCTTAAATATTGTCGTGCTTGTTGCTGCAACAATCCTCGAATCCTTCGTCCTTTTTAGAGCAATGAAGGAAATCTTACATGATTGTGAGATTCATACGAGGGGAATCGATCTATTCGTTCAAAGCCTTGCAAATTTAGGGAGAGCGAAACCGGCAACGAAGCTAGTCTTTATGGAGGATCTGGTTGCTACTATTGGAGGTTTGTTGGCTATTATTTCTGTCATTCTCGCCCATTTCACAGTATTTCATCAGGCGGAGGGCATTGCCTCAGTCTTAATTGGAGCAATGATGTTCTTTGTGGTCGGTAAAGTGTTTTTGGATAACGCTGCAGGGGTAATCGGTCAAGCAGATGAAGAAATGGAGCAGAAAATAGGAAATTTGGTAATGGAGGACCCCGATGTAAAGGATATTCAAGGGATTACAGTCATCAAAGAAGGAGAAGACCTCCATGTAGAAATAGAAATAGAAGTTGATCCAAAGCTAACAGTTGCCGCGGCTGATGACATTAAAGACCGTTTGGAAGAAAAAATCATGGCGGAAAAAGGTGTTGTTGATGTGATTATTGAATTTGATGAAGAAGATGAAATAGTCACGTGGAAGAAGTAA
- a CDS encoding GNAT family N-acetyltransferase, which translates to MLTNQQLNEIEELQKECEAEDLIQLKLNWSMLRNPSDEEMGHLYHYEDGRLVGFLGVYRFGNKAELCGMVKPSYRRKGIFSKLFSKVNTLIETQKFTEVLLNAPSNSHTAKGFLQNVSCNYSISEYQMQWEETKLVGDGTVTLRPSTEKDFEDEVQLDVQCFGLNEDDARKYRSQGRRADEQEYFMIEKDNKTVGKIRVSHSNGEAWIYGFAIFPEYQGKGIGRNVLANVIIKENQEGYPIFLEVEAKNAHALRLYESCGFRAYHSQDYYEYKR; encoded by the coding sequence TAACAAATCAACAGTTAAACGAGATAGAAGAGCTACAAAAGGAATGTGAAGCTGAGGATCTAATTCAATTGAAATTGAATTGGAGTATGCTAAGGAATCCGAGCGATGAGGAAATGGGGCATCTCTACCATTACGAAGATGGAAGGCTTGTTGGGTTCCTAGGCGTCTACCGGTTTGGCAATAAGGCTGAACTTTGTGGAATGGTAAAGCCAAGTTACCGCAGGAAAGGGATTTTTTCGAAGCTCTTTTCAAAGGTTAATACATTAATCGAGACGCAAAAATTTACGGAAGTACTTTTAAATGCCCCTTCCAATTCGCACACTGCAAAAGGATTTCTACAAAATGTTTCCTGTAATTATTCTATTAGTGAATATCAAATGCAATGGGAAGAAACGAAATTGGTAGGAGATGGTACAGTTACACTAAGGCCATCAACAGAGAAAGATTTTGAGGATGAAGTTCAATTAGATGTGCAGTGCTTTGGACTTAATGAAGATGATGCAAGAAAGTATCGTTCGCAAGGCAGACGAGCGGATGAACAAGAGTATTTTATGATTGAAAAAGATAACAAGACGGTTGGGAAAATCCGCGTTTCGCATTCCAATGGGGAAGCATGGATTTATGGATTCGCCATTTTTCCTGAATATCAGGGAAAAGGAATTGGGAGAAATGTTTTAGCCAATGTGATTATAAAAGAAAATCAGGAAGGATATCCGATTTTTTTAGAGGTTGAAGCAAAAAATGCCCACGCATTGAGGCTCTATGAATCTTGTGGCTTCAGGGCCTACCATTCACAGGATTATTATGAGTATAAACGATAA